A section of the Cololabis saira isolate AMF1-May2022 chromosome 6, fColSai1.1, whole genome shotgun sequence genome encodes:
- the gdf3 gene encoding protein DVR-1 yields the protein MVPPHTSPHLGSHMSPLLLLATCLAGVCSLPPAEEPRAPERLLLRSLGLSAAPRPPGGPGTRTRTRPRRVPAALWRMFRAAEQHTQPRDGEPCTVSEYGVRGNIIRYVQDQGSLVSGVSSSSSSSIGGGPARLEKQLFFNMSVLQPVELLSLARLELRLHWRPVRAADFLQGSGAVGASLYKVIRATLRGADRHANRRLLLAQSVQLQFEPSSITVDLTALAESWRSPGRNYGLMVELLPLRAAPEESLDLPEVRAQLVAVSLDPQQCRSRQRRSAVHLPVTPSNVCKARRLYMDFRDVGWQDWIIAPQGYMANYCHGECPFPLSESLNGTNHAILQTLVHSLDPRATPQPCCVPVRLSPISMLYYDNNDNVVLRHYQDMVVDECGCR from the exons ATGG TCCCCCCTCACACCTCCCCTCACCTCGGTTCACACATGTCTCCCCTCCTGCTCCTCGCGACGTGTCTGGCCGGCGTGTGCTCGCTCCCCCCGGCGGAGGAGCCACGGGCCCCGGAGCGGCTGCTGCTCCGCTCCCTGGGGCTGTCggcggccccgcggcccccggggggccccgggaccaggacccggacccggccccggcgcgtccccgccgCGCTCTGGAGGATGTTCCGCGCGGCCGAGCAGCACACGCAGCCCCGGGACGGGGAGCCGTGCACGGTGTCGGAGTACGGAGTCCGCGGGAACATTATCCGCTACGTGCAGGACCAAG GCAGCCTGGTGTCTGgcgtcagcagcagcagcagcagcagcatcggCGGGGGCCCGGCCCGTCTGGAGAAGCAGCTGTTCTTCAACATGTCCGTCCTGCAGCCCGTGGAGCTGCTGTCTCTGGCCCGGCTGGAGCTCCGGCTCCACTGGAGGCCGGTCCGGGCGGCCGACTTCCTGCAGGGCTCCGGGGCCGTGGGGGCCTCGCTGTACAAGGTGATCCGGGCCACGCTGAGGGGGGCCGACCGCCACGCCAACCGCCGGCTGCTGCTGGCGCAGTCGGTGCAGCTGCAGTTCGAGCCCAGCTCCATCACGGTGGACCTGACCGCGCTGGCGGAGAGCTGGCGCTCTCCGGGACGCAACTACGGCCTCATGGTGGAGCTGCTGCCCCTCCGTGCAGCTCCGGAGGAGTCCCTGGACCTGCCGGAGGTCCGGGCCCAGCTGGTGGCCGTGTCCCTGGACCCCCAGCAGTGCCGGTCCCGGCAGCGCCGCAGCGCCGTGCACCTGCCCGTCACCCCCAGCAACGTGTGCAAGGCCCGCCGCCTCTACATGGACTTCCGGGACGTGGGCTGGCAGGACTGGATCATCGCGCCGCAGGGCTACATGGCCAACTACTGCCACGGGGAGTGTCCGTTCCCGCTCAGCGAGAGCCTGAACGGCACCAACCACGCCATCCTGCAGACGCTGGTGCACTCGCTGGACCCGCGCGCCACGCCGCAGCCCTGCTGCGTGCCCGTCCGCCTCTCGCCCATCTCCATGCTCTACTACGACAACAACGACAAC